A region from the Lentisphaera profundi genome encodes:
- a CDS encoding Gfo/Idh/MocA family protein — protein MKKIKLALWGDNGHQIHNDLELYPEFELVVIGSIAESAERDLLKKYSEAKLENDYEKMIHDYGVEMISLCSEYRSEQADLAVRALDKGIHVYAEKPCALSEKDLDRIIASAAKSKAIFHEMAGTLWEEPYWSMRKIVQSGQIGEVVQVLAQKSYPYADWRPRNEKVDGGLVAQVGVHAVRFVEHVAEQKIKDIHCQTSTLGEVRKNSELKMAANFSGRLENGGLYSCIANYLHNPGMGSWGNEMLRIFGTKGMIESCDAGRRTRMIIGDKDFGDLDLSDEKPDFLAEFIKEICEGRKMLLSLEEELSPTRWMIRAKFFNKIT, from the coding sequence GTGAAGAAAATTAAGTTAGCTCTTTGGGGCGATAATGGTCACCAGATTCACAATGATCTAGAATTATACCCAGAGTTTGAGCTTGTGGTAATTGGTTCTATTGCGGAGTCCGCAGAAAGAGATCTTTTGAAAAAGTACTCTGAAGCCAAGCTTGAAAATGATTATGAAAAAATGATCCACGACTATGGTGTGGAGATGATTAGTTTATGTTCAGAATATCGTTCAGAACAGGCTGATTTAGCTGTGCGCGCTTTAGATAAAGGCATACATGTCTATGCAGAAAAACCCTGTGCTCTAAGTGAAAAAGATTTAGATAGAATTATTGCGAGCGCTGCAAAGTCAAAGGCAATTTTTCATGAAATGGCGGGTACGCTTTGGGAAGAACCTTATTGGTCCATGCGCAAGATTGTGCAAAGTGGCCAGATTGGAGAAGTGGTTCAGGTTCTTGCTCAGAAATCCTATCCCTATGCAGATTGGCGACCTCGGAACGAAAAAGTGGATGGAGGTCTAGTAGCTCAAGTTGGTGTCCATGCCGTACGTTTTGTGGAGCATGTGGCTGAGCAAAAGATCAAAGATATTCATTGCCAAACAAGTACACTTGGCGAAGTCCGCAAAAACTCAGAGCTAAAAATGGCAGCTAATTTCAGCGGTAGGCTTGAGAATGGAGGACTTTATTCCTGTATAGCTAATTACCTTCATAACCCTGGAATGGGTAGCTGGGGAAATGAAATGCTAAGGATCTTTGGAACAAAGGGAATGATTGAAAGTTGTGATGCTGGGAGACGGACACGCATGATTATCGGCGATAAGGATTTTGGTGACTTGGATTTGTCGGATGAAAAGCCAGACTTTTTGGCTGAGTTTATCAAAGAGATTTGCGAAGGTCGCAAAATGCTTCTCTCACTAGAAGAAGAACTCAGCCCGACGCGCTGGATGATCAGGGCTAAGTTTTTCAATAAAATCACTTAA
- the nagB gene encoding glucosamine-6-phosphate deaminase encodes MKLHICDNKSSAEKACAEIFIKHLQSNPKANLGLATGGTPVIVYNFLVKAFHFSQISFRHIKTFNLDEYLGIHALHAQSYRSFMKKHLFDHVDILPLNCFFPCEEINYDEAIKLNGGIDIQLLGLGTNGHIAFNEPGSSFDSSTRKVKLSDQTLRDNKRFFQAGEFQPDTAISMGIKSIINAKEIIMLVTGEHKAKALQQLIEGNITEKFPASILQAHSNITIVADLNAASLLSETAELIGC; translated from the coding sequence GTGAAACTTCATATCTGCGATAATAAGTCCAGTGCTGAAAAAGCCTGTGCTGAAATTTTCATTAAGCATCTACAATCTAATCCTAAGGCAAATCTAGGCCTTGCTACTGGTGGCACCCCCGTCATCGTCTATAATTTTTTAGTCAAAGCTTTTCACTTTAGCCAGATTAGTTTTCGACATATCAAAACTTTTAATCTCGATGAATACCTCGGGATTCATGCTCTCCATGCCCAGAGCTATCGCTCATTCATGAAAAAACACCTTTTTGATCATGTCGACATCCTTCCACTCAATTGTTTCTTCCCCTGCGAAGAAATCAATTATGATGAAGCCATAAAACTCAATGGTGGCATTGATATACAACTGCTGGGCCTCGGAACAAATGGCCATATCGCTTTCAACGAACCGGGAAGCTCTTTTGATTCTAGCACACGCAAAGTAAAGCTCAGTGATCAAACCCTTCGAGATAATAAACGCTTCTTTCAAGCTGGTGAATTTCAGCCTGATACCGCAATCTCTATGGGGATAAAATCAATCATCAATGCCAAAGAGATCATCATGCTGGTCACAGGTGAACATAAAGCTAAAGCTTTACAGCAATTAATCGAAGGAAATATCACGGAAAAATTTCCTGCGTCAATCCTTCAGGCCCATAGTAATATTACCATTGTAGCTGACCTCAATGCTGCATCACTCTTAAGCGAAACAGCCGAACTTATCGGCTGCTAA
- a CDS encoding RbsD/FucU domain-containing protein: MFNHDLLNPALHELLMRVRHTNTIIISDKGFPFWPAIETIDISLADDQPSVLHVLKVILPHFTVGKCWMAEQFNSWNEEDIKNSFNEVLKDISREFEDHDEFKKRVPRAIGLIRTGGTASYSNIILESA; this comes from the coding sequence ATGTTTAATCACGACCTACTCAACCCTGCACTTCATGAACTACTCATGCGTGTTCGCCACACCAACACAATCATCATCTCCGACAAAGGCTTTCCTTTCTGGCCGGCGATCGAAACTATTGATATCTCTTTAGCAGACGATCAGCCCTCTGTACTGCATGTTCTCAAAGTCATCTTACCCCACTTTACTGTAGGCAAATGCTGGATGGCCGAACAATTTAATTCATGGAATGAAGAAGACATTAAAAATTCTTTTAATGAAGTCCTCAAAGACATATCAAGGGAGTTCGAAGATCATGATGAGTTTAAAAAACGCGTACCGCGAGCTATTGGCTTAATTCGTACTGGTGGCACAGCTTCTTACTCAAATATCATACTCGAAAGCGCCTAA
- a CDS encoding ThuA domain-containing protein, protein MSVGWSGHKPYEFADFFEGHFHKRGMEVVHSRTLDFFGDLNYLKRFDLIMPNGTMGEITEEQENNLIEVVRLGVNLVRVHVGAGDAFRSSLNYQWMIGGQFLGHPYVGEYEVRLTQKDHATCSGIPTKFIVNTEQYYMLVDPSIEAETAYIYENQEVEMPVAWVKRWGKGRVFYSSLGHDPIEYKKFPEMRLLLTNAIKFLVE, encoded by the coding sequence CTGTCAGTTGGATGGTCAGGTCATAAGCCATATGAATTTGCCGATTTTTTTGAGGGACACTTTCATAAACGGGGAATGGAGGTTGTTCATAGTCGAACTTTAGATTTTTTCGGCGATTTAAATTACCTTAAAAGGTTTGATCTAATTATGCCAAATGGGACTATGGGCGAGATCACGGAGGAACAGGAAAACAATCTTATTGAGGTAGTGAGATTAGGTGTAAACTTAGTGCGTGTTCATGTAGGCGCGGGAGATGCTTTTCGTTCCAGTCTAAATTATCAGTGGATGATTGGAGGTCAATTTCTTGGTCACCCTTACGTAGGTGAATACGAAGTAAGGCTTACTCAAAAAGATCATGCTACTTGTTCGGGAATTCCTACAAAGTTTATCGTCAATACTGAGCAGTATTATATGTTAGTCGATCCGTCTATAGAGGCTGAGACTGCTTATATTTATGAAAATCAGGAGGTTGAAATGCCGGTTGCGTGGGTAAAAAGATGGGGGAAAGGGAGAGTCTTTTATTCAAGCTTGGGACATGATCCCATCGAGTATAAAAAATTCCCTGAAATGCGGTTACTATTAACTAATGCGATAAAGTTTTTAGTTGAATAA
- a CDS encoding zeta toxin family protein has product MSKLYIVSGANGSGKTTFSKKLTQELNIYFLNADEIAKEIDPHNTTGGEVAAGKIFFKRLQKLLKENESFVLESTLSGKYLEKIISKAKENGYSIELIYIFLENPTVCIERIKERVLNGGHHVPDQAVIRRFYRSKNNFWNIYKNVSDRWFLIYNSELIFKEFCIGSKDNYTINDNSIFNDFMKDVEL; this is encoded by the coding sequence ATGAGTAAATTATATATTGTTTCGGGTGCTAACGGTTCTGGAAAAACTACTTTTTCAAAAAAGCTAACACAAGAGTTAAATATCTATTTTTTAAATGCAGACGAAATAGCGAAAGAAATTGACCCCCACAATACTACTGGTGGGGAAGTAGCGGCAGGTAAAATATTTTTTAAAAGACTACAAAAACTGCTTAAAGAAAATGAGTCTTTTGTTTTAGAATCTACACTATCTGGTAAATACCTAGAAAAAATCATCTCTAAAGCAAAAGAGAATGGTTATTCAATTGAATTAATTTACATTTTTTTAGAAAACCCGACAGTTTGCATAGAACGAATTAAGGAACGAGTTCTTAATGGAGGACATCACGTTCCTGATCAAGCTGTAATAAGAAGGTTTTATCGAAGTAAAAACAACTTTTGGAACATATATAAAAATGTTTCTGACAGGTGGTTCCTAATTTATAATTCTGAATTAATATTTAAAGAATTTTGTATAGGATCTAAAGATAATTACACAATCAACGACAACTCAATTTTTAACGATTTTATGAAAGACGTGGAGTTATAA
- a CDS encoding glycoside hydrolase family 43 protein: MITKYKNPILPGFYPDPSVCRVGDTFYMVTSTFEYFPGVPIFKSKNLIDWEQVGHCLTRQSQLDLINCKASGGIYAPTIRYHEGLFYMVTTDTTGIGNFYVTAEDPAGDWSDPIKVPQGGIDPSLFWDDDGKCYFASNYLHWNNRQGVYLREMNPKTGELLGDEPTFMWGGTGGKYPEAPHTYKKNNWYYLIIAEGGTEFTHAVTMARAKEITGPYEPCPHNPILSHRGSSLPIQSTGHAELFEDQNGQWWMVCLGVRHSQYPFIHHLGRETYLAPVNWDGEWPQIQGDFLQLCMDVPQLLPAPVAKQNKFEYTDNFADHELDLGWNFRRNPIPGSWSLESQGLRLKCLKPALDSNHQLSWIGRRQQHFDSQTEINMSFDPKNLEEAGLSVGMNENHWHAIAIHAIDGKRFITLKRALGSIRLEVNSVQIPAGGEVKLKIISNDIWYIFSAEIQGKTYELGQAEVRHIATEVAGGFTGVYTALYASSNGAKSANSALFHSFSYKDISTRAHDDRSIVSMVNPDLVATNIAL; the protein is encoded by the coding sequence ATGATTACAAAATATAAAAACCCTATCCTCCCAGGTTTCTACCCCGACCCAAGTGTTTGCCGAGTTGGCGATACCTTTTACATGGTAACAAGCACTTTCGAATACTTTCCTGGTGTACCTATTTTTAAAAGTAAAAACCTTATTGATTGGGAACAAGTCGGCCATTGCCTCACCCGTCAAAGTCAGCTCGATCTAATTAACTGTAAAGCATCGGGTGGTATCTATGCCCCGACTATTCGTTACCATGAAGGACTTTTCTACATGGTGACTACGGATACAACTGGCATCGGCAATTTTTACGTCACTGCAGAGGATCCTGCTGGAGATTGGTCCGACCCCATAAAAGTTCCTCAAGGTGGAATCGATCCATCTCTCTTCTGGGATGATGATGGTAAATGTTACTTTGCATCTAATTACCTACACTGGAACAATCGACAAGGCGTATACTTAAGGGAAATGAACCCTAAGACTGGTGAGTTACTTGGAGATGAACCGACCTTCATGTGGGGTGGCACAGGTGGAAAATACCCAGAAGCGCCACATACCTACAAGAAAAACAATTGGTATTACCTCATAATAGCAGAAGGTGGCACCGAGTTCACTCACGCTGTCACCATGGCTCGTGCTAAAGAAATAACTGGCCCTTATGAACCCTGTCCGCACAATCCAATTTTAAGCCATAGAGGAAGCTCTCTTCCCATTCAGTCAACGGGGCATGCTGAGCTTTTTGAAGACCAAAATGGTCAATGGTGGATGGTCTGCCTCGGCGTCCGTCACTCCCAATACCCATTTATCCACCACCTTGGCCGCGAAACTTATCTCGCTCCAGTGAATTGGGATGGTGAATGGCCACAAATCCAAGGGGATTTCCTTCAGCTTTGTATGGATGTCCCACAACTCCTGCCCGCTCCAGTCGCCAAACAAAATAAGTTTGAATACACCGACAACTTTGCTGATCACGAACTCGATCTCGGCTGGAACTTTAGACGTAACCCAATCCCAGGGAGCTGGTCACTTGAAAGTCAGGGCCTGCGCCTCAAATGTTTAAAGCCTGCGCTTGATTCAAACCATCAACTCAGTTGGATTGGGCGCCGTCAACAGCATTTTGATAGTCAAACTGAAATCAATATGAGCTTTGACCCTAAAAACTTAGAGGAAGCCGGCTTAAGCGTAGGTATGAATGAAAATCATTGGCACGCAATTGCGATACACGCAATAGATGGCAAACGATTCATAACTTTGAAACGCGCTCTCGGATCTATACGTCTTGAAGTTAATTCAGTACAAATCCCTGCAGGTGGAGAAGTAAAGCTAAAAATCATTAGCAATGATATTTGGTACATATTCTCCGCGGAAATTCAGGGCAAAACTTACGAACTTGGTCAAGCTGAAGTCCGCCATATAGCTACAGAAGTAGCAGGTGGTTTTACGGGCGTCTACACAGCCCTCTACGCAAGTTCAAATGGTGCGAAATCCGCAAACTCAGCTCTCTTTCACAGCTTTAGCTACAAAGACATTTCAACTCGTGCCCATGATGATCGCTCTATAGTTAGTATGGTTAATCCAGACCTAGTGGCTACTAACATTGCTTTATAA
- a CDS encoding hydroxyacid dehydrogenase → MKAAFFNNGNRLFDVYANGRKEIIEKEFELFPQIITSENFAENAELLKEVEVIFTTWGMPACTAEQLAKLPNLKLLMHAAGSTKSFAQPFLEAGVRVFCAAESNSIPVAEFCLAQILLASKGFFQNILDTKRMRNNDHFGGAYKGKGAYGEKIAFISVGKITKHTMELLSPFHFDKLAVSRSLSDSYCQENSISKVTMEEAFEQAYIISNHLPDRDDNIGIINYDLLSQMRYGATFINTGRGAQVNEDDLIRVMKERPDLCALLDVTHPEPSSPNSELFDLPNVHMSSHLAGSINDEYVRMADFVIEQVKNWQNNKELSGEVSLEELAYLA, encoded by the coding sequence ATGAAAGCTGCTTTTTTTAATAATGGAAATCGTCTTTTCGATGTTTATGCCAATGGAAGAAAAGAAATCATTGAAAAAGAATTCGAACTCTTCCCTCAAATCATCACCTCAGAAAACTTTGCAGAGAATGCTGAACTGCTCAAAGAAGTAGAAGTTATTTTCACTACCTGGGGCATGCCCGCCTGTACTGCCGAACAATTGGCCAAATTACCCAATCTCAAATTGCTCATGCATGCTGCGGGTAGTACCAAATCTTTTGCTCAGCCTTTTCTTGAAGCGGGCGTACGGGTTTTTTGTGCCGCCGAATCTAATAGCATCCCCGTGGCCGAATTTTGTTTAGCGCAAATTCTTTTGGCCTCAAAAGGCTTTTTTCAAAATATTCTCGATACCAAGAGGATGCGCAATAACGATCATTTTGGCGGTGCCTATAAAGGCAAAGGGGCTTATGGCGAAAAAATCGCCTTCATCAGTGTCGGTAAAATCACGAAACACACCATGGAACTTTTAAGTCCCTTTCACTTTGATAAATTAGCCGTTTCGCGTTCTTTAAGCGATAGCTACTGCCAAGAGAATAGTATCTCAAAAGTGACTATGGAAGAAGCTTTTGAACAAGCCTACATCATTAGTAATCACCTCCCTGATCGTGATGATAACATTGGCATCATCAACTATGATTTACTGAGCCAAATGCGCTATGGAGCTACTTTTATCAACACCGGCCGTGGTGCTCAAGTCAATGAAGATGATCTTATTCGGGTCATGAAAGAACGCCCTGATCTCTGTGCTTTGCTCGATGTCACTCACCCTGAGCCCTCCTCTCCCAATTCGGAATTATTTGATCTCCCCAATGTACATATGAGTTCCCATCTTGCGGGCTCCATTAATGATGAGTACGTACGCATGGCTGATTTTGTTATTGAACAAGTTAAGAATTGGCAAAACAACAAAGAGCTTTCTGGTGAAGTTAGCTTAGAAGAATTAGCTTATTTAGCCTAG
- a CDS encoding glycoside hydrolase family 2 TIM barrel-domain containing protein: MFKTRNSFIDLNGTWKFNPDPYQRCRQQSWWKQEGDNSGFFPCFNMDGMWDTQVPSTWKKEFEELKWYDGHANYARDFAVDEIPEGHEAFLCIDSATYRSEVYLNGEHVGNHEWAYSPFQFKVTDLLQEGNNRIFVLIDNFMQEDRVPGIRTDWNNDGGLTGSVRIIFVPKSYIENFRTQTVLEDDKVKIQVEIFAQSTEGETTLDYEFKIDELALSHKASAKVGEKEKFEFVLEPSQIELWDQENPKLYNTSIVTATEELNDEIGYREIKTEGEKILLNGEEIRLYGVAVHSEFPDTGRVPTAEGIELMLEKARELGCNFLRCAHYPYAEEFGKAMDRAGMLWWEEVPVYWLPNVHQEPQLSKALGMMREAVLRDWNRASLIFWSVSNECAGDGTAAGSNSDLTTGNYPYWTKACAQIRELDPSRLISSADSGHRKTEANKDWTPDAGDHFDTEMAKESWHPGHPDEFYELMDVLGANLYVSNPGDNPIATQKFVDMLKRFNKPLMITEFGSMSTTEETDRPETDLGHPVRHETILREAYATYHEHEEIVGYVPWALMDCRVPMHWRWYNRGTGTFAYGMLDNNYKKKHVFDVVQAEITKLRKRFND, encoded by the coding sequence ATGTTTAAAACTCGAAATTCGTTTATCGACCTTAATGGAACTTGGAAGTTTAATCCAGATCCTTACCAACGTTGCAGACAGCAATCCTGGTGGAAACAAGAAGGGGATAATTCAGGTTTTTTCCCTTGCTTCAATATGGATGGCATGTGGGATACACAGGTACCGTCAACTTGGAAAAAGGAATTTGAGGAGCTTAAATGGTACGACGGTCACGCTAATTATGCCCGCGATTTTGCAGTTGATGAAATTCCCGAGGGACATGAAGCCTTTTTATGTATAGATAGTGCAACATACCGCTCAGAAGTTTATCTCAATGGTGAACACGTTGGGAATCACGAATGGGCTTATTCCCCTTTTCAATTTAAGGTGACAGATTTACTTCAAGAAGGCAATAATCGTATATTTGTGCTGATCGATAATTTCATGCAGGAGGATCGCGTACCTGGCATTCGCACCGATTGGAATAATGACGGTGGTCTCACGGGTTCGGTTAGAATTATTTTTGTGCCAAAGAGCTATATAGAGAATTTTAGAACTCAGACAGTTTTAGAAGATGACAAGGTTAAAATTCAGGTTGAGATATTTGCGCAGTCAACTGAAGGTGAAACGACTTTGGATTACGAGTTTAAAATTGATGAATTGGCTTTGAGTCATAAGGCTTCTGCAAAAGTCGGCGAAAAAGAAAAATTTGAATTTGTTTTAGAGCCTTCACAGATTGAACTTTGGGACCAAGAAAATCCGAAGCTCTATAATACGAGTATTGTGACTGCCACAGAAGAACTAAACGATGAGATTGGCTATCGCGAAATCAAAACTGAGGGTGAGAAAATTCTTCTCAATGGAGAAGAAATTCGCCTCTATGGTGTCGCAGTCCACTCTGAATTCCCTGATACAGGTCGCGTTCCCACAGCTGAGGGTATAGAGCTGATGCTTGAAAAAGCACGTGAATTGGGTTGTAACTTTTTGCGATGTGCGCATTATCCTTATGCCGAAGAGTTTGGCAAGGCGATGGATCGCGCCGGCATGCTTTGGTGGGAAGAAGTTCCTGTATATTGGTTACCTAATGTACATCAAGAGCCTCAATTGAGTAAAGCACTTGGGATGATGAGGGAGGCTGTATTACGCGACTGGAATAGAGCATCTTTGATTTTTTGGTCAGTTTCCAATGAATGTGCTGGAGATGGAACTGCGGCGGGTTCAAATAGCGACTTAACGACAGGCAATTATCCCTACTGGACGAAAGCATGTGCACAAATTCGCGAACTCGATCCAAGTCGCCTAATCAGTTCAGCTGACTCAGGTCACAGGAAAACTGAAGCCAATAAGGACTGGACTCCAGATGCAGGAGATCACTTTGACACGGAAATGGCCAAAGAAAGTTGGCATCCAGGCCATCCTGACGAGTTTTATGAATTGATGGATGTTTTGGGGGCGAATCTCTATGTTTCCAATCCAGGAGATAACCCCATTGCGACACAGAAATTTGTAGATATGCTCAAGCGCTTTAATAAGCCACTTATGATTACGGAGTTTGGTTCCATGTCAACTACAGAGGAAACTGATAGACCGGAAACCGACCTTGGTCATCCAGTTCGTCATGAGACAATCTTGCGAGAGGCCTATGCTACCTACCATGAGCATGAGGAAATTGTTGGTTATGTGCCTTGGGCTTTGATGGATTGTCGTGTGCCTATGCATTGGCGTTGGTATAATCGTGGGACGGGAACCTTTGCCTATGGCATGTTGGATAATAATTATAAAAAGAAACATGTCTTTGACGTCGTTCAAGCAGAAATCACCAAGCTACGAAAAAGGTTTAATGATTAG
- a CDS encoding sodium:solute symporter, producing the protein MSKFYKQLSFLLCLICFVPLNAAEQHLIIEQSNFSFNSLSKNSLIYQLGEKPVLIDPENNTISYKKNNTWQDQSFTELPKFAAYAEGVDKIYIVGGVIAGQQSKKVFDLSLVGDKLQLNSLPDMPHGVLNAGAGVFKGALYVCGGLESVSANEASKKAIRYNFSAEIPSWEKLEDLPEAVYSPSVIEGFEELLLIGGKVFNQAGVGLSTNNVMGFRLAPIDGQTKKGWRKLAPIPQTLSNNCVAKLGQSHILLLGGESIKSNDKSELSKQVYFYHNMSNTWMTESVDMEPRSHAFLIKQKDNYLLCGGRNRKGELQNKAVHIKVQRVVKSLEFLDYAVIVVYFIIMAGIGVFFAKKQDTAEEYALGNRGVKWWAAGISMFATAASSISFMAIPALVAATSLVHVSGVLLIIPAFFVSAYLTYPLLRRLKITSTFEYMELRFGKSLRIVGSIQNITYQLAGRMSVVMLLPALAISAVTGLDIMLSILLMGGLTTLYTCFGGFEAVIWSDVMQGGMMLLGLLIIAVFGIWALPEGFTTFYEVNQANHKLNAFLFSSDMSLPLFIFFALNTIIVQMNFISDQSLAQRILCTPEKDVPKLAGAMTACSIVVAVLAGFAGLSLFAYFTTFPDKMDVMMKNDSMVPLFIVQQLPVGLVGLIIAALFAASMSTLSSSMNSCAVLISEDFYKRFSKKPDEQKALKIMKISTFAFGAIGTSSALILSKIDTPALMQVWAEICAVLSGGFIGVAILGVFTRRTNCGGAVVGVVASIVVSLLLKNYSTIHWSSFAVFSTLSCLLFGYFSSFILPGKKRDLRGLTLWDMYPSEDEEVKGSKLESKAVEA; encoded by the coding sequence ATGAGTAAATTTTATAAACAACTAAGCTTCTTGCTTTGTCTAATTTGTTTTGTTCCGCTAAATGCGGCAGAGCAACATTTAATTATTGAGCAATCTAATTTTAGTTTTAATTCACTCAGTAAAAACTCCCTAATATATCAGCTTGGCGAAAAGCCAGTTCTTATAGATCCTGAAAATAACACAATCTCTTATAAAAAAAATAATACCTGGCAAGACCAAAGTTTCACGGAATTGCCCAAATTTGCAGCCTATGCCGAGGGTGTGGATAAGATCTATATTGTAGGTGGTGTTATCGCAGGGCAGCAGAGTAAAAAAGTTTTTGACTTGAGTCTAGTGGGAGATAAGCTGCAACTAAATTCTCTGCCAGACATGCCCCATGGGGTTTTGAATGCAGGTGCGGGTGTTTTCAAAGGAGCGCTTTATGTCTGTGGTGGACTAGAATCTGTTTCCGCTAATGAAGCCTCGAAGAAAGCGATTCGTTATAATTTCTCTGCAGAAATTCCCAGCTGGGAAAAACTAGAGGATCTACCTGAGGCAGTGTATTCCCCCAGTGTCATCGAAGGTTTTGAAGAACTATTGCTCATTGGAGGTAAAGTTTTTAATCAAGCAGGTGTGGGCCTAAGTACTAATAATGTTATGGGATTTCGTCTTGCTCCGATTGATGGGCAGACCAAGAAAGGCTGGCGGAAATTAGCGCCAATTCCTCAAACTTTATCAAATAACTGTGTAGCGAAATTGGGGCAATCTCATATTTTATTACTTGGTGGAGAGAGCATTAAATCAAATGACAAGAGTGAGCTATCAAAGCAGGTTTACTTTTATCACAATATGAGTAATACATGGATGACTGAGTCTGTTGACATGGAGCCTAGAAGTCATGCTTTTTTAATTAAGCAGAAGGATAACTACCTATTGTGTGGAGGTCGCAATCGTAAAGGGGAATTACAAAATAAGGCAGTGCACATAAAAGTTCAGAGGGTTGTCAAAAGTCTAGAGTTTTTAGATTACGCAGTAATTGTTGTTTACTTTATCATTATGGCCGGAATAGGCGTGTTTTTTGCCAAGAAGCAAGATACAGCAGAGGAGTATGCCCTTGGTAACCGTGGAGTAAAATGGTGGGCGGCAGGAATATCGATGTTTGCCACTGCGGCAAGTTCAATAAGTTTTATGGCGATTCCAGCCTTGGTCGCGGCCACTAGTTTGGTTCACGTAAGTGGTGTGCTGTTAATTATTCCCGCTTTCTTTGTTTCAGCTTATCTGACCTATCCCTTACTCAGACGTTTGAAAATCACCTCTACCTTTGAATACATGGAACTGCGCTTTGGAAAGAGTTTACGCATAGTTGGTAGTATTCAGAACATCACATATCAGTTGGCTGGAAGAATGAGCGTAGTTATGCTTTTGCCTGCTTTGGCAATTAGTGCTGTAACAGGCCTAGATATAATGTTGAGTATTTTGTTAATGGGGGGCTTAACGACTTTGTATACTTGTTTTGGTGGCTTCGAGGCGGTTATTTGGTCCGATGTTATGCAGGGGGGCATGATGCTCCTTGGTTTATTGATTATTGCCGTCTTTGGGATATGGGCTTTGCCAGAAGGCTTCACAACTTTTTATGAAGTCAATCAGGCAAACCACAAGCTCAATGCATTTTTATTTAGCAGTGATATGTCCTTGCCCTTATTCATCTTTTTTGCTTTAAATACGATCATCGTGCAAATGAATTTTATCTCAGATCAATCCCTAGCTCAGCGCATACTTTGTACCCCAGAAAAAGATGTGCCAAAGTTAGCTGGAGCAATGACGGCGTGCAGTATTGTTGTAGCCGTTCTTGCCGGATTTGCCGGTTTAAGTTTATTTGCCTATTTTACAACGTTCCCTGATAAAATGGATGTGATGATGAAAAATGATAGCATGGTCCCCTTATTCATTGTTCAACAACTCCCAGTGGGCTTAGTAGGGCTCATTATTGCGGCTTTATTTGCAGCATCGATGTCGACTCTATCTAGTAGTATGAATAGCTGTGCGGTACTCATATCTGAAGATTTTTATAAACGCTTTAGTAAAAAACCCGACGAGCAGAAAGCCTTGAAAATCATGAAAATTTCGACTTTTGCATTTGGAGCAATAGGGACCAGTTCAGCTTTAATTTTGTCTAAAATCGATACACCGGCACTAATGCAAGTTTGGGCCGAAATTTGTGCGGTTTTATCGGGAGGTTTTATCGGTGTAGCCATCCTAGGTGTATTCACTCGGCGCACCAATTGTGGCGGTGCAGTTGTGGGTGTTGTTGCAAGTATAGTGGTATCACTTTTACTAAAGAATTATAGTACAATTCACTGGTCATCTTTTGCTGTTTTCTCTACTTTAAGTTGTTTACTTTTTGGTTATTTTAGTAGCTTTATTCTTCCAGGTAAGAAGAGGGACCTTAGGGGTTTAACGCTATGGGATATGTATCCTTCTGAGGATGAAGAGGTGAAAGGCTCAAAGCTTGAGTCTAAGGCAGTAGAAGCTTAA